The genomic region TCTATGTTACCTTACCCTTCCGGGAAATTACATATGGGACATGTGCGCAATTATACAATAAGTGATGTAATTGCACGATACCAAAGAATGCTTGGAAAAAATGTATTACATCCCATGGGATGGGATGCTTTTGGGTTACCTGCAGAAGAAGCAGCAATAAGAAATAATACTATACCATCGCAATGGACTTTTAATAATATTAAATATATGAAAAACCAATTAAAAAAATTAGGTTTTAGTTATGATTGGACACGCGAAATTAATACATGTGATTCAAAATATTATCATTGGGAACAATGGTTTTTCAAAAAATTATATTCGTTAAATTTAGTATATAAAAAAACTGCTCTTATTAACTGGTGTAAAAGAGATAAAACAGTATTAGCAAATGAACAGGTTATTAATGGAACATGCTGGAGATGTCAAACAAAAATTACTCAAAAAGTAATACCACAATGGTTTATTAAAATTACCGAATATGCTGAAACTTTATTACAAGATTTAAAATTACTAAAAAAATGGCCAAAAAAAATCATAAAAATGCAAAAAAATTGGATTGGTCAATATTCAGGATTTAAAATTATATTGAATTTATATAATTCCAAAAAAAAAATAACAACATATACTACAAGACTAGATTTATTCTTTGGAGTAACATATATTGCAATATCTCCGCTACATAAATTAATAAAAAAAGAACTAACATCTTACGAAAGAAAAAAAATTATTCAAAACAATTACACCTTACATAATAATAAAGATAAAATAAAATATATAGGAAAACAAACATCAAGATATGCTGTACATCCCATAACAAAAAAAAAAATCCCAATATGGATTACTAATTATGTAAATATAGAATATAATATAAATAGTAAAATATGTTGTCCAGCACATAATCGTTATGATTGGGAGTTTGCAAAAAAATACAACATAAAAAAAAAATATGTCATATTTACACGCAAAACAAAAAAATCAATTAACACAAGTAATCCTATAGAAGAGCTAGGTAATCTATACAATTCATACGAATTTAATGGATTAAGTAGCCCAATCGCTACAAAAAAAATATTTAATATATTAAAACAAACTATTATCATTGAAAATATATATATATATCGATTACAAGATTGGAGTATATCACGTCAAAGATATTGGGGCACACCAATTCCAGTAGCATATAATAATAAAAAAATTACTCTAATACCAGATAATAAATTACCAGTATTATTACCTCCAATTAAAACAATAAATGACCTGCAAAATATTAATATAATATATAAAGAATGGTCAAAAACTAATATTAATGATACCTTTGCAAAAAAAGAAACAGATACATTCGACACTTTTATTGAATCGTCCTGGTATCACATACGATATACTGATCCAAATTATCCAGGTATGATTAATAAAAAAGCAGCAAATTACTGGTTACCAGTCGACCAATATATCGGAGGTATTGAACACGCTACAATGCATTTAATATACTTTCGTTTTTTTCATAAAGTATTATATCAATTAAAAATGGTGAATTCTCCAGAACCTGCTAAAAAATTATTATGTCAAGGAATGGTATTATCTGATACTTTTTACTATATCAATCCTAAAGGACAAAAAGAATGGATTCACCCGAAAAATATAATAATAAAAAAAAACAAACTAGGAAAAATCAAAAAAATTATTACAAAAGATAAGAAAGAAATTCAATATGCGGGAATGATGAAGATGTCTAAATCCAAAAATAATGGTATTGACCCCGAAGAGATGATTAAAAAATACGGATCTGACACTATTAGATTATTTATTATGTTTGCTGCGCCAGTACAATCAGATATAGAATGGAATGAATCAGGTGTAAAAGGTATGTATCGTTTTCTGCAAAAAATTTGGAATATGGTATACAAATACATCAATAATATTTATCAGAAACAGATCAAAAAAACATGCATCATCGCAGAAATTTTATCAATTGTACATAAAACCATTTTAAAAGTTTCAGAAGATATTCACCACCGGCAATCATTTAATACAGCAATATCTGAAATTATGAAATTTACCAACTACATAAATACTGTTTTTAATAAAACAGATATCAAAAAAAAAGAAATGAAAAATATATTAAATACTATTATTAAGATGTTACATCCATTCACACCACATATTACTTTTACTTTATGGAAAATATTAAATAATAATACTAATATTGATAATGAATCATGGCCAAAATATAATAAAAATCTTATTATTAATAATAATGTTAAATTCATTATTCAAATTAATGGAAAAAAAAAAGATATTTTAACAATACCATATGATACAACACAATATACAATACTTAAAATCATAAAAAAAGATTCAAAAATTTCAAAAATTATAAAAAATCAACTCATTAAAAAAACTATTTTCATATCCAATAAACTAATTAACCTGGTAATATAAAATATTATGGCTAATTACATTGAATATGATATGATTAAAAAAATATCAATTAAAAAACAAAATTGCTATTTCATAATAGAAGAAGACTTTTTTTTATCCAATGAAATTCAAAAAATAATACTCACACAATACAAAAAAGAAACATATCATATAATTAAAATACATATCAAATTACATGTTGATTGGAATATGGTATATCATGAATATCAACAAACAGAATTATTTTTTAAAAAAAAAGTACTAATTATTACTATTGATAAAAATAAATGTAATCATGAAACGATTTTTCATATAAAAAATATCATTCAACAAAAAAATAAAGAAATAATATTTATATTACATTATATAAATTTTTCCTATAAACACGATATAATTTTTTTTAAAAATATTATTGGATCAAATCAAATAATTATCAACTGTCGATATCTTAATATTAAAAAAACAAAATTATGGATTCAAAAAATAATATTAAATATGAAAATTAATTTAACAGAAGATATTATTGATTTATTATCAAATTTTTACGAAAAAAATTTACTAATGTTATTTAAAATGTTACAAGTATTAAAAATAATTAATACAAATAAAAATCTAACAAAAAAATATATAAAAAATATTTCAGTGAATCATATACAATTTAATATAAATCACTGGATATATGAATTATTTTCAAATCATAAACTACAAGCAATAAAAATATTAAATTATTTTAAAAAAAATAAATATAAAATACTATATTTATTACAAGCTATAAAAATTAATTTAATATATTTAATTCATATGAAATTAAATTACATTGATCAAAATTATTTCCATAAACATCAAAAAAAAATTATATTTTTTGAAAAAAAATTAAAATATAAAATACACATCAAACATATTAACTATAAAAAAATATATAAAATCATAAATTTTTTACAAAAAATAGATATATATTATAAAACCTTTCATCATCAATTATTATGGGAAAAACTTAAAATATTAATTATTATATTTTAATAATTCATACAAAATATCATATAAAAATATTTATGGCTCTTACAATATTAAATCTTACACAATTTAAATGTCCTGATACAATTTTTATGTTAAAAAAAAACATAAGAAATTTAAATAATAAAAATATTATATTAATTCTTACATGCGATATTTCTACAAAATGGGAAATACCACTATTTTGTAAATTTATGAAATATCAATTAATCACCAAAGAAATTACTTATCAACCATACAAATTTTTAATTAAAAAAAATAAAAAATAATATTTTTTATTATATTTAAGTATTTAAAATAATCATTAATGTTCTACGTAATGGTTCTGCTGCGCCCCATAATAATTGATCACCAACGGTAAAAATAGATAATAAATTTGAATCTATATTTAATTTTCTAATTCTACCAACAGCAATATTCAATGTTCCTGTTACAGCATACGGAGTTAATAAATTAATAGTTGATTCAAAATCATTGGGAATAATTTTTACCCAACTATTTTGTTCTTGGATAATATTAATAATATTATTATACGATAAATCTTTTTTTAATTTTATAGTAAATGACTGACTATGACACCGAAACGCACCAATTCTTACACAAGTACCATCAATTGGAATCATTTGATTTTTTTGTAATATTTTATTAGCTTCTGCTTGCACTTTCCATTCTTCTTTTGTTTGATAATTTTTCATACCATAATCAATCCACGGTAATACATTACCTGCTAAAGGCGCACGAAATTCTTTTTTAGGAAAACATTTATCGTAAATAGATTGTGACATTTTCTTCTCAATATCTATAATAGATTTTTCTATATTATTACAATCATTTTTAACTATATTATATAAATAACCCATTTGTTTTATTAATTCTAAAATATGTTTAGAACCTGCTCCAGATGCAGCTTGATATGTAGAAAATAATATCCAATCAATTAAATTATTAAAAAATAATCCACCTAAAGCCATTAACATTAAACTAACAGTACAATTACCACCAACAAAAGTTTTAATACCAGACTGAATAGCAAAATATATATCTTGTAAATTAATCGGATCTAACACAATTAACGCATTCTCATGCATTCTTAAAACAGAAGCTGCATCTATCCAATATCCATTCCAACCAGACTGACGTAATTTATTATATACATGATTAGTATACTCTCCACCTTGACATGATAAAATGATATTCATATTTTTTAAACAATCGATATTATATGCATCTTGTAAAATGTTTTCACCTTGAATATTTGGACCACTTGTACCTATTTCTGATGTTGAAAAAAAAATAGGATGCATTTTTTTAAAATCACCTTCATCAAGCATTCTTTGCATCAATACAGAACCAACCATACCTCTCCATCCGATAAAACCAACATTCATTTTCATAATATTATACTCGCAACAATGAAATTAATCGTATTATATCAAAACATCATATATTTATTTTTTTTATTATTTAAATAATAAATAATATATTTATATTATACATAAACAAATAATTTCAGAAAATTATTTTCTATAATATAAAAAATATTATTTCAATAATATCATTTACTTAACACCATAATAAATAATCATATAATACAGTAGAAATTTATTTGAAGATAAAAATTATAAATAATATACTTAACTTTTCATAAATATAAAAAAGGAAATATAATGAATGAAATGATTTCAACTACTATACTTTTAATATTAATTATGGACCCATTGGGCAATCTACCAATTGTTATGTCAATTTTAAAAAATTTGACACCAAAAAGACGTATTTTTGTACTATTGAGAGAAATGGTTATTGCTTTATCGATCATGTTTTTCTTTTTATTAGCCGGAGAAAAAACTTTATCAATACTTGATTTAAAAGCAGAAACAGTATCAATTGCAGGAGGAATTATTTTATTTTTAATAGCAATAAAAATGATTTTTCCAGATGATCAAACAAATGATAAAAAAAACGATTTAACAGAACCATTTTTAGTACCTTTAGCTATACCTTTAGTAGCTGGACCATCATTATTAGCAACATTAATGTTATTATCTCATCAATATTCAAACCAGTTATTATCGCTATCATTATCGCTATTTATTGCCTGGAGTACAACTGTAATCATTCTCGCATTATCAGATATATTTTTAAAATGTTTAGGTCCAAAAGGGGTAAATGCATTAGAAAGATTAATGGGATTAATATTAATTATGTTATCAACACAAATGTTTCTAGATGGAATTACAACATGGTGTAAACTATAAATTTAAAAGATCACAATCAATAATACATTGCAAATATTATAGTTTATATAAAACATGATTTTTTAAAAATATATTAATTAAATATACTATATAAAAAATGAAAACTTAATATATAAAAAATAAAAATTTTTATCACATAAAATATTTCTAATAATTTATAAAAAATGAGTATTCTATGCATAGCATACATAATAAAAATATTATTCATATGACAGATTTAGATTTAAATAAAAAAAAAGTATTAATCAGAGTTGATTTTAATGTTCCTATCAAAAATAACCAAATATTATCAGATGATCGTATCCAAGCAAGTATTCCAACAATTAATTTTGCATTAAAAAAAAATGCTAAAGTTATTTTAATGTCACATATTGGTAGACCAAAGGAAGGTCAAATCAACCATAATTTATCCATTACACCCATTGTAAAATATTTAAAAAAAATATTTCATAAATATAATGTATATTTTAGTAAAAGTTTACAACACGTACCAATTAAACCGGGTGAATTATTAATATTAGAAAATGTTCGATTTAATATTGGGGAAAAAACTAATGATAGTCAACTATCTAAAAAATATGCAGAATTATGCGACATATTTGTTATGGATGCATTTGGTAGTGCTCACAGGAAAGAAGCTTCTACTTATGGAGTAGGGTTATATGCTAAAATAGCATGCGCTGGACCTTTATTAGTATCTGAAATTAATGCCTTAACAAAAGCTTTACAAAATCCCCAACGACCCATGGTTTCTATTGTAGGAGGCGCAAAAATATCTACAAAATTTCAATTATTAAAAAAATTATCTATGATTTCAGATATTGTAATCGTTGGAGGAGGTATTGCAAATACATTTTTAGCTATTGATTACAATATTGGAAAATCTCTACATGAAAAAAAATTTATTCCATTGGCTAAAAAATTACGCGCGAGAAATAATATATTAATACCAGTTGATTCAAGAATAGGCACAGAATTTTCAGATAAAAGTATTGCTATAAATAAAAAACCATCTGAAATTAAAGAAAACGAAGAAATTATGGATATTGGTAACAAAAGTATTAAAAAAATCACTCAAGTGATTCAAACAGCAAAAACTATTTTATGGAATGGACCAATGGGTGTATTTGAATTTAAAAATTTTTCTATAGGAACAAGAAAATTAGCAAAAAGTATTGCTATTAGTAAAGCATTCTCCATAGCAGGTGGAGGAGA from Buchnera aphidicola (Sarucallis kahawaluokalani) harbors:
- the leuS gene encoding leucine--tRNA ligase, with product MKKIYQPKILEPIVQKHWDQNKTFQVTEKINQKKYYCLSMLPYPSGKLHMGHVRNYTISDVIARYQRMLGKNVLHPMGWDAFGLPAEEAAIRNNTIPSQWTFNNIKYMKNQLKKLGFSYDWTREINTCDSKYYHWEQWFFKKLYSLNLVYKKTALINWCKRDKTVLANEQVINGTCWRCQTKITQKVIPQWFIKITEYAETLLQDLKLLKKWPKKIIKMQKNWIGQYSGFKIILNLYNSKKKITTYTTRLDLFFGVTYIAISPLHKLIKKELTSYERKKIIQNNYTLHNNKDKIKYIGKQTSRYAVHPITKKKIPIWITNYVNIEYNINSKICCPAHNRYDWEFAKKYNIKKKYVIFTRKTKKSINTSNPIEELGNLYNSYEFNGLSSPIATKKIFNILKQTIIIENIYIYRLQDWSISRQRYWGTPIPVAYNNKKITLIPDNKLPVLLPPIKTINDLQNINIIYKEWSKTNINDTFAKKETDTFDTFIESSWYHIRYTDPNYPGMINKKAANYWLPVDQYIGGIEHATMHLIYFRFFHKVLYQLKMVNSPEPAKKLLCQGMVLSDTFYYINPKGQKEWIHPKNIIIKKNKLGKIKKIITKDKKEIQYAGMMKMSKSKNNGIDPEEMIKKYGSDTIRLFIMFAAPVQSDIEWNESGVKGMYRFLQKIWNMVYKYINNIYQKQIKKTCIIAEILSIVHKTILKVSEDIHHRQSFNTAISEIMKFTNYINTVFNKTDIKKKEMKNILNTIIKMLHPFTPHITFTLWKILNNNTNIDNESWPKYNKNLIINNNVKFIIQINGKKKDILTIPYDTTQYTILKIIKKDSKISKIIKNQLIKKTIFISNKLINLVI
- a CDS encoding DNA polymerase III subunit delta, with product MANYIEYDMIKKISIKKQNCYFIIEEDFFLSNEIQKIILTQYKKETYHIIKIHIKLHVDWNMVYHEYQQTELFFKKKVLIITIDKNKCNHETIFHIKNIIQQKNKEIIFILHYINFSYKHDIIFFKNIIGSNQIIINCRYLNIKKTKLWIQKIILNMKINLTEDIIDLLSNFYEKNLLMLFKMLQVLKIINTNKNLTKKYIKNISVNHIQFNINHWIYELFSNHKLQAIKILNYFKKNKYKILYLLQAIKINLIYLIHMKLNYIDQNYFHKHQKKIIFFEKKLKYKIHIKHINYKKIYKIINFLQKIDIYYKTFHHQLLWEKLKILIIIF
- a CDS encoding sulfurtransferase TusA family protein, whose translation is MALTILNLTQFKCPDTIFMLKKNIRNLNNKNIILILTCDISTKWEIPLFCKFMKYQLITKEITYQPYKFLIKKNKK
- the asd gene encoding aspartate-semialdehyde dehydrogenase, yielding MKMNVGFIGWRGMVGSVLMQRMLDEGDFKKMHPIFFSTSEIGTSGPNIQGENILQDAYNIDCLKNMNIILSCQGGEYTNHVYNKLRQSGWNGYWIDAASVLRMHENALIVLDPINLQDIYFAIQSGIKTFVGGNCTVSLMLMALGGLFFNNLIDWILFSTYQAASGAGSKHILELIKQMGYLYNIVKNDCNNIEKSIIDIEKKMSQSIYDKCFPKKEFRAPLAGNVLPWIDYGMKNYQTKEEWKVQAEANKILQKNQMIPIDGTCVRIGAFRCHSQSFTIKLKKDLSYNNIINIIQEQNSWVKIIPNDFESTINLLTPYAVTGTLNIAVGRIRKLNIDSNLLSIFTVGDQLLWGAAEPLRRTLMIILNT
- a CDS encoding YhgN family NAAT transporter, producing MNEMISTTILLILIMDPLGNLPIVMSILKNLTPKRRIFVLLREMVIALSIMFFFLLAGEKTLSILDLKAETVSIAGGIILFLIAIKMIFPDDQTNDKKNDLTEPFLVPLAIPLVAGPSLLATLMLLSHQYSNQLLSLSLSLFIAWSTTVIILALSDIFLKCLGPKGVNALERLMGLILIMLSTQMFLDGITTWCKL
- a CDS encoding phosphoglycerate kinase, yielding MHSIHNKNIIHMTDLDLNKKKVLIRVDFNVPIKNNQILSDDRIQASIPTINFALKKNAKVILMSHIGRPKEGQINHNLSITPIVKYLKKIFHKYNVYFSKSLQHVPIKPGELLILENVRFNIGEKTNDSQLSKKYAELCDIFVMDAFGSAHRKEASTYGVGLYAKIACAGPLLVSEINALTKALQNPQRPMVSIVGGAKISTKFQLLKKLSMISDIVIVGGGIANTFLAIDYNIGKSLHEKKFIPLAKKLRARNNILIPVDSRIGTEFSDKSIAINKKPSEIKENEEIMDIGNKSIKKITQVIQTAKTILWNGPMGVFEFKNFSIGTRKLAKSIAISKAFSIAGGGETINVINMFDIKNNISYISTGGGAFLEFAEGTKLPAIHMLELSKKKHNINNTI